Proteins encoded within one genomic window of Methanothrix harundinacea 6Ac:
- a CDS encoding undecaprenyl diphosphate synthase family protein — protein MLDRFRERILERDIRGGEVPSCIALVISAEAVGGRWWRRVGEVAGWCTSLGVREAAIFSEDPVPDDIEDLVRDMAEVPAEGRVVYREGEARFGRGGPLHLVVSAGPGGREEVTGAIRSLLEEVRVGLLDPEAVDEAAIEARLRLKLRPDLLIRLGPRELSDFMIWQSAYSELYFIDRSWEGLKKVDFLLAVRDYQRRERRFGR, from the coding sequence ATGCTCGACCGCTTCCGCGAAAGGATCCTTGAGAGGGATATCCGGGGGGGAGAGGTCCCCTCCTGCATAGCCTTGGTCATCTCTGCCGAGGCGGTGGGGGGCCGCTGGTGGCGGAGGGTCGGGGAGGTGGCGGGTTGGTGCACCTCCCTGGGGGTCCGCGAGGCCGCCATCTTCTCGGAGGATCCCGTTCCCGATGACATCGAGGATCTCGTGAGGGATATGGCGGAGGTACCGGCGGAGGGGAGGGTGGTCTATCGAGAAGGCGAGGCGAGGTTTGGGAGAGGTGGCCCCCTCCACCTCGTCGTATCCGCGGGGCCTGGAGGAAGGGAGGAGGTGACGGGGGCGATCAGGTCCCTCCTCGAAGAGGTGAGGGTGGGGCTCCTCGACCCGGAGGCCGTCGACGAGGCAGCCATCGAGGCGAGGCTCCGGCTGAAGCTCCGCCCCGACCTTCTGATACGCCTCGGCCCTCGGGAGCTGAGCGACTTCATGATCTGGCAGTCGGCCTACTCGGAGCTCTACTTCATCGACCGGTCCTGGGAGGGTCTGAAGAAGGTCGACTTTCTCCTGGCCGTCAGGGACTATCAGAGGAGAGAGCGGCGGTTTGGGAGATGA
- a CDS encoding DUF92 domain-containing protein — protein sequence MKREAVARACVGMTVLLFPYAGVYSILPLSALFLMERGVRVLAASLAFLLTLSFALEATSFHLPLYLVAVSFVAPTFGALVSDRFKDLAKSLAYLATTTALGYVAILWTTLPPALGAGPALGAGIEPERILFLATLGGLSGAFLHTASTSRDFAVPFGSCMVMWLFCFDYPLPDLQYMAGIYLFALALGIGAYRMKAADAEAVISEVIICLLVIFFADIFWFLLLLSFYLLGSGFTRYKYAKKQELRIAQARGGVRGYKNVYSNSLVPLAMAVLYGVYGSDLFAFAFLGSVATATGDTLASEIGETARSKPKMITNLRSVEPGVDGGVTLLGEAASLFGALFTGGLAIATGMAGCGGFAAALLGGFLGTNFDSLLGATLQSRGLLSNNGVNLFATLFGALVGAAVWAII from the coding sequence ATGAAGAGAGAGGCGGTGGCGAGGGCGTGCGTAGGGATGACGGTCCTCCTCTTCCCTTACGCTGGGGTCTATTCCATCCTCCCCTTATCCGCCTTATTCCTGATGGAGAGGGGGGTCCGGGTCCTCGCCGCCTCCCTCGCCTTCCTCCTAACCTTGAGCTTCGCCCTGGAGGCGACGAGCTTCCACCTCCCCCTTTACCTGGTGGCGGTATCCTTCGTAGCCCCCACCTTCGGGGCCCTCGTCTCGGATAGGTTCAAAGATCTCGCCAAGAGCCTCGCCTACCTGGCGACGACGACGGCTCTGGGGTACGTCGCCATCCTCTGGACGACCCTTCCCCCGGCCTTGGGGGCAGGTCCTGCCCTCGGGGCCGGGATAGAGCCGGAGAGGATCCTCTTCCTCGCGACCCTGGGGGGGCTCTCCGGCGCCTTCCTCCACACCGCCTCCACCTCCCGGGACTTCGCCGTCCCCTTCGGCTCCTGCATGGTGATGTGGCTCTTTTGCTTCGACTATCCTCTTCCGGATCTCCAATACATGGCTGGCATATACCTCTTCGCCCTGGCTCTGGGGATCGGCGCCTACAGGATGAAGGCCGCCGACGCCGAGGCGGTCATCAGCGAGGTGATAATCTGCCTCCTCGTCATCTTCTTCGCCGATATCTTCTGGTTCCTCCTCCTCCTCTCCTTCTACCTTTTGGGGAGCGGCTTCACCCGCTACAAGTACGCGAAGAAGCAGGAGCTTCGGATCGCCCAGGCCCGGGGCGGGGTCCGGGGGTACAAGAACGTCTACAGCAACAGCCTCGTACCCCTGGCGATGGCGGTCCTCTACGGGGTCTACGGGTCAGACCTGTTCGCCTTCGCCTTCCTGGGGTCGGTCGCCACCGCCACCGGAGACACCCTGGCGAGCGAGATCGGCGAGACGGCCCGATCCAAGCCGAAGATGATCACGAACCTCCGCTCCGTCGAGCCGGGGGTCGATGGAGGCGTCACCCTCCTCGGCGAGGCCGCCTCCCTCTTCGGCGCCCTCTTCACCGGCGGCCTCGCAATCGCGACGGGGATGGCCGGGTGCGGCGGCTTCGCCGCCGCCCTCCTGGGGGGGTTTCTCGGGACGAACTTCGATAGCCTCCTCGGCGCCACCCTCCAGTCGAGGGGCCTCCTCAGCAACAACGGCGTCAACCTCTTCGCGACCCTCTTCGGCGCCCTGGTGGGGGCGGCGGTCTGGGCCATCATCTGA
- a CDS encoding pyridoxal phosphate-dependent aminotransferase, producing the protein MTLRKHVSLNINVRGVEPSPTLAINERCKLLESQGERVANLGLGQSPFPVPTPVVNALRLYASEKDYLPVKGLPALREAVADFHRRKDGVSASPENVLVGPGSKELMFLLQLVYYGEIIVPTPAWVSYVPQAQILGKKVRLLHTTFDDKWHITSERLARFLEGEQDVYRPRILVLNYPGNPDGLTYSPEELEEIASVAREYELVLLSDEIYGQLHHRGEHVSVARFYPEGTIISSGLSKWCGAGGWRLGTFTFPPDMDWLLEAMAAVASETYTSVSAPIQFAAVQAFRGGIAIERYLWHARRILSTLGSEFYAVLREAGARVHAPEGGFYLFVDLSPLADRLSRRGIQDGATLCERLLADRKVAILPGSAFGRPNRELSARIAYVNFDGSKALAASETIPLHQKLPEDFMNQICNETISAAGEMASWLGE; encoded by the coding sequence ATGACCCTGAGAAAACACGTCAGCCTGAACATCAACGTCCGGGGGGTCGAGCCCTCGCCGACCCTGGCGATCAACGAAAGGTGCAAGCTCCTCGAAAGCCAGGGGGAGAGGGTCGCAAACCTCGGCCTCGGCCAGTCCCCCTTCCCCGTCCCTACGCCGGTCGTCAACGCCCTCCGCCTCTACGCCTCCGAGAAGGACTACCTCCCGGTGAAGGGGCTTCCTGCCCTGAGGGAAGCGGTGGCCGACTTCCACCGGCGAAAGGACGGCGTCAGCGCGAGCCCCGAGAACGTCCTCGTCGGCCCCGGCTCCAAGGAGCTGATGTTCCTCCTCCAGCTCGTCTACTACGGCGAGATCATCGTCCCCACCCCCGCCTGGGTCTCCTACGTCCCCCAGGCCCAGATCCTGGGGAAGAAGGTCCGCCTCCTCCACACCACCTTCGACGACAAGTGGCACATAACCTCCGAGAGGCTGGCCCGTTTCCTGGAGGGGGAGCAGGACGTCTACCGGCCGAGGATCCTCGTCCTGAACTACCCGGGAAACCCCGACGGCCTCACCTATTCGCCGGAGGAGCTGGAGGAGATCGCCAGCGTCGCCCGGGAGTACGAGCTGGTCCTACTATCCGACGAGATCTACGGCCAGCTCCACCACCGGGGCGAGCACGTCTCTGTCGCCCGGTTCTACCCCGAGGGGACGATCATAAGCTCGGGCCTCTCCAAGTGGTGTGGCGCCGGGGGGTGGAGGCTCGGAACCTTCACCTTCCCCCCGGATATGGACTGGCTCCTGGAGGCGATGGCCGCCGTCGCCAGCGAGACCTACACCTCCGTCTCCGCCCCGATCCAGTTCGCCGCCGTCCAGGCCTTCCGGGGCGGGATAGCCATCGAGAGGTACCTCTGGCACGCCCGGAGGATCCTATCGACCCTCGGCTCGGAGTTCTACGCCGTCCTCAGGGAGGCGGGCGCCCGGGTCCACGCCCCGGAGGGGGGGTTCTACCTCTTCGTCGACCTCTCGCCCCTGGCGGATCGCCTCTCGAGACGGGGGATCCAAGACGGCGCCACCCTCTGCGAGCGGCTCCTCGCGGATCGAAAGGTGGCGATCCTCCCGGGGTCGGCCTTCGGCCGCCCTAATAGGGAGCTATCGGCCCGGATCGCCTACGTCAACTTCGACGGCTCCAAAGCCCTCGCCGCCAGCGAGACGATCCCCCTCCACCAGAAGCTCCCCGAGGATTTCATGAACCAGATCTGCAACGAGACGATCAGCGCCGCGGGTGAGATGGCGAGCTGGCTTGGAGAATAG
- a CDS encoding preprotein translocase subunit SecD: protein MTEITKDPRIMIFFVAVAAALVILIPMPSEDGFHSRLKYGLDLEGGSWLQLKLQGAIVQPQVDPVNILKKQFSDSLGQPVEVEWRPSSYDYQITFEGRAARTVAENLGYPQATVTPRGNATAVTLEASPIGVIMNYLKTSLDSDVKYLESDPISFEVRSNVTREALEAILADVGGTLAPGEAGFSEGVTEETVDETKQVLDRKLNRLGLADIKVRVVDNKFILIDLAGVSVHDAQEIVGKPGVFEIRIQTTGNESMHVLYGDQIADVSLPTGDQSGNWGVPFTLSDEGAVAFQKAALDTGATRNRMEHEISMNLDNELIFSAPLAQDLAASLEVAPMRNMVAQVGGDSQRAHELYIHLREGALPVNVEIIGSGQVTAALGDQFKKQVLIAGIIAILAVGLVIYYRYRDPRIVIPMVATSFSEVLMMLALAALLKWQLDLAAIAGIIAVIGTGVDHLVIITDELLYEGKMPSGKIYLARLSSAFGIIMAAAATTIVAMLPLFAMGFGAFKSFALVTIAGVLIGVLIARPAYGRIIGRIMQAGE from the coding sequence ATGACAGAGATCACAAAAGACCCCAGGATCATGATCTTCTTCGTGGCGGTGGCCGCGGCCCTGGTGATCCTGATCCCCATGCCCTCGGAAGACGGCTTCCATTCGAGGCTGAAGTACGGCCTCGACCTGGAGGGCGGATCATGGCTGCAGCTCAAGCTTCAGGGAGCGATAGTCCAGCCCCAGGTCGATCCGGTCAACATCCTGAAGAAGCAGTTCAGCGACTCCCTCGGCCAGCCCGTCGAGGTGGAGTGGCGCCCCAGTAGCTACGACTATCAGATCACCTTCGAGGGGAGGGCGGCGAGGACCGTCGCCGAGAATCTGGGATATCCCCAGGCGACCGTCACCCCGCGGGGCAACGCCACCGCCGTGACCCTCGAGGCCTCGCCGATCGGCGTGATCATGAACTACCTCAAGACCTCCCTCGACTCGGACGTCAAGTACCTGGAGTCGGACCCCATATCCTTCGAGGTGAGGTCGAACGTCACCAGGGAGGCCCTGGAGGCCATCCTGGCCGATGTGGGCGGGACCCTCGCCCCCGGGGAGGCGGGCTTCTCTGAGGGGGTGACCGAGGAGACGGTCGACGAGACGAAGCAGGTCCTGGACAGGAAGCTGAACCGCCTCGGCCTTGCGGACATCAAGGTCAGGGTGGTGGACAACAAGTTCATCCTCATCGATCTTGCAGGGGTCAGCGTCCACGACGCCCAGGAGATCGTCGGCAAGCCCGGGGTCTTCGAGATCAGGATCCAGACCACCGGCAACGAGTCGATGCACGTCCTCTACGGCGACCAGATCGCCGACGTATCCCTCCCTACGGGAGACCAGTCTGGAAACTGGGGCGTCCCCTTCACCCTCTCGGATGAGGGGGCGGTGGCCTTCCAGAAGGCTGCCCTGGATACGGGGGCTACGAGGAACCGGATGGAGCACGAGATCTCGATGAACCTGGACAACGAGCTGATCTTCTCCGCCCCCCTCGCCCAGGACCTGGCGGCGAGCCTGGAGGTGGCCCCCATGAGGAATATGGTGGCCCAGGTGGGAGGGGACAGCCAGAGGGCTCACGAGCTCTACATCCACCTGAGGGAGGGGGCTCTGCCCGTCAACGTGGAGATCATCGGATCCGGCCAGGTGACGGCCGCCCTGGGGGACCAGTTCAAAAAGCAGGTCCTGATAGCCGGGATCATAGCGATCCTGGCGGTGGGCCTTGTGATATACTACCGGTACCGCGATCCCAGGATCGTAATCCCGATGGTCGCCACCTCCTTCAGCGAGGTCCTGATGATGCTCGCCCTGGCGGCCCTCCTGAAGTGGCAGCTTGATCTGGCTGCCATCGCCGGGATCATCGCCGTCATAGGGACCGGCGTAGACCACCTCGTCATCATCACCGACGAGCTCCTCTACGAGGGGAAGATGCCCAGCGGCAAGATCTACCTTGCCAGGCTCTCCAGCGCCTTCGGGATCATCATGGCCGCCGCTGCGACGACGATCGTAGCGATGCTCCCGCTATTCGCCATGGGCTTTGGAGCCTTCAAGAGCTTCGCCTTGGTCACCATAGCGGGGGTCCTCATCGGCGTCTTGATAGCCAGGCCCGCCTACGGCAGGATCATCGGCAGGATCATGCAGGCGGGCGAGTGA
- a CDS encoding protein translocase subunit SecF: MDPETFISKYEPKKMVAISLAVLAVALSILGFTYLKTGSPVNLGVEFTGGTIITVPVAESEGEIAAKLANYPVTDIRDVGHRYMIQLGPMDEAKYRELSAMIEAEYEEPEIKYMGPVYSTRLQEQAKKYIPLSFLFMAVVIFLIFRTPFVALTVILAAFSDIMITAACMNIAGVKLSLGTVAALLMLIGYSVDSNILLNNRVLKRKGRTEDKVVGAFRTGIAMTSTTFSAIFALFLVSTFSYLVSSSFTQINILFDISTVLLFGLLAGLMNTWVMNSNALRWYLARPKKSTSGRKRR; the protein is encoded by the coding sequence ATGGATCCAGAGACCTTCATCTCTAAATACGAGCCCAAGAAGATGGTGGCGATCTCCCTCGCCGTGCTGGCGGTGGCGCTCTCCATCCTGGGCTTCACCTACTTGAAGACGGGATCCCCCGTCAACCTGGGGGTCGAGTTCACGGGAGGGACGATAATCACCGTCCCCGTAGCTGAATCGGAGGGCGAGATAGCCGCGAAGCTGGCGAATTACCCGGTGACGGACATCAGGGACGTCGGCCATCGGTACATGATCCAGCTGGGGCCCATGGACGAAGCCAAATATCGGGAGCTTTCGGCGATGATAGAAGCTGAGTACGAGGAACCCGAGATCAAGTACATGGGGCCGGTCTACAGCACCCGCCTCCAGGAGCAGGCGAAGAAGTACATCCCGCTATCCTTCCTCTTCATGGCGGTGGTAATCTTCCTGATCTTCAGGACGCCCTTCGTCGCCCTGACGGTGATCCTCGCCGCCTTCTCTGACATCATGATCACCGCTGCCTGCATGAACATCGCCGGGGTGAAGCTCTCCCTGGGGACGGTGGCAGCCCTGCTGATGCTGATAGGCTACTCAGTGGACAGCAACATCCTCCTCAACAACAGGGTTCTAAAGCGGAAGGGGAGGACCGAGGATAAGGTGGTGGGGGCCTTCAGGACCGGGATCGCCATGACCAGCACCACCTTCTCGGCCATCTTCGCCCTATTCCTCGTCTCCACCTTCTCCTACCTAGTATCGTCCTCCTTCACCCAGATCAACATCCTCTTTGACATATCAACGGTCCTCCTCTTCGGCCTTCTCGCCGGTCTGATGAACACCTGGGTGATGAACTCAAACGCCCTTCGATGGTATCTGGCCCGTCCGAAGAAGTCGACCTCGGGGAGGAAGAGAAGATGA
- the hxlA gene encoding 3-hexulose-6-phosphate synthase, with protein sequence MVCSLTTRLYGGDLIKPILQVALDLLELDRAIQIALEAADGGADWIEAGTPLIKSEGMDAVRELKKALPAKKIVADMKTVDTGAMEVEMAAKAGANIVAILASSDDSTVHDALRAARKYGVEVMVDLLGSPDPVTRSREMEALGVDYICVHVGIDQQMMGRRAIDFLDEILGHVKIPVAVAGGIDAPSAAEAIAAGASIVIVGGSVARSPDVTASGRKIREAMDRAHEGVIRRERKSMDEEMFEIFREVSTPNISDAMHRKGAMRDVLPINPGQKIVGRAVTVQTFEGDWAKSVEAIDLAGPEDVIVIYNGSRYVSCWGGLATQSCKIKGVAGVVIDGAVRDLDEIREMGYPIFASSITPMAGEPKGMGEINAEITCGGLSVRPGDLIVGDDSGVVVIPRERGYEIARRAKEVEKTESRLREEILRGRTLSEVANLKRWEKK encoded by the coding sequence ATGGTCTGTTCTCTAACAACGCGGCTTTATGGTGGTGATCTTATTAAACCCATTCTACAGGTTGCCCTGGACCTGCTGGAGCTGGACAGGGCAATTCAGATAGCTCTGGAGGCGGCCGACGGCGGTGCTGACTGGATCGAGGCCGGAACCCCCCTCATCAAGAGCGAGGGGATGGACGCCGTGCGCGAGCTGAAGAAGGCCCTGCCGGCTAAGAAGATCGTGGCGGATATGAAGACGGTGGACACCGGCGCCATGGAGGTGGAGATGGCGGCGAAGGCGGGGGCCAACATCGTGGCGATCCTCGCCTCCTCCGACGACTCGACCGTCCACGACGCCCTCCGGGCGGCGAGGAAGTACGGGGTCGAGGTCATGGTCGACCTCCTCGGCTCCCCCGACCCGGTGACGAGGTCTCGGGAGATGGAGGCCCTGGGGGTCGATTACATCTGCGTCCACGTGGGGATCGACCAGCAGATGATGGGCCGGAGGGCGATCGACTTCCTCGACGAGATCCTCGGCCACGTAAAGATCCCGGTGGCCGTCGCCGGCGGGATCGATGCGCCCTCCGCCGCCGAGGCGATCGCCGCGGGGGCCTCCATCGTCATCGTCGGGGGGAGCGTGGCCCGAAGCCCCGACGTCACCGCCTCCGGCCGGAAGATCCGGGAGGCGATGGACCGGGCCCATGAAGGGGTTATTAGGAGGGAGAGGAAGAGCATGGACGAGGAGATGTTCGAGATCTTCAGGGAGGTATCGACCCCGAACATCTCCGACGCCATGCACCGGAAGGGGGCTATGCGGGACGTCCTGCCCATAAACCCGGGCCAGAAGATCGTCGGAAGGGCGGTCACCGTCCAGACCTTCGAGGGGGACTGGGCGAAGTCGGTGGAGGCGATCGATCTCGCCGGCCCCGAGGACGTCATCGTCATCTACAACGGGAGCAGGTACGTCTCCTGCTGGGGCGGCCTCGCCACCCAGAGCTGCAAGATCAAAGGGGTGGCGGGGGTCGTCATCGACGGCGCCGTCCGGGACCTCGACGAGATCCGGGAGATGGGATACCCGATCTTTGCCAGTTCCATCACCCCCATGGCCGGCGAGCCGAAGGGGATGGGGGAGATCAACGCCGAGATCACCTGCGGAGGCCTCTCGGTCCGCCCCGGCGACTTGATCGTCGGCGACGACTCCGGGGTCGTCGTCATCCCGAGGGAGAGGGGGTACGAGATCGCCCGGAGGGCGAAAGAGGTCGAGAAGACTGAGAGCAGGCTCCGGGAGGAGATCCTCCGGGGAAGGACCCTCTCCGAGGTGGCAAACCTCAAGAGGTGGGAGAAGAAATAA
- the dapF gene encoding diaminopimelate epimerase: protein MKLKEMTDARVEGSPTSSGRIAFTKLQGNGNDFVLIDEQDGVKVADPLKGSFAVQCCHRNFGVGGDGVLFLGASEHADLRMRLFQPDGSEAEMCGNGVRCLAKYAWDSGMVGESFEVETLAGIIPLMVRGIGGDFWARVDMGVPCFDRRGIPALGEGEFLMEPLEGFEVSAVNTGVPHAVIFVEDLLNLPLEEVAPHIRRSSLFPEGANVNFVRIGDAFQVRTFERGVEGETLSCGTGSVASAAVARRMGMVGDEVFVETRGGPLLITFDGDRAYMDGPAATVFAGELSDEFHWDISQEL from the coding sequence ATGAAGCTGAAGGAGATGACTGATGCGAGGGTGGAGGGTTCCCCGACCAGCTCAGGCCGGATCGCCTTCACCAAGCTCCAGGGGAACGGGAACGACTTCGTCCTGATAGACGAGCAGGATGGGGTGAAGGTGGCCGACCCCCTCAAGGGCTCCTTTGCCGTCCAGTGCTGCCACCGGAACTTCGGGGTCGGAGGCGACGGGGTTCTCTTCCTGGGGGCGTCGGAGCATGCGGACCTGAGGATGCGCCTCTTCCAGCCCGACGGCTCCGAGGCGGAGATGTGCGGAAACGGCGTTCGGTGTCTCGCCAAGTACGCCTGGGACTCCGGGATGGTGGGGGAGTCCTTCGAGGTGGAGACCCTGGCGGGGATCATCCCCCTGATGGTGAGGGGGATCGGGGGCGACTTCTGGGCCCGGGTCGATATGGGCGTCCCCTGCTTCGACCGGAGGGGGATCCCCGCCCTCGGCGAGGGGGAGTTCCTGATGGAGCCCCTGGAGGGGTTCGAGGTCTCGGCGGTGAACACCGGCGTTCCCCACGCCGTCATCTTCGTCGAAGACCTTTTGAACCTCCCCCTCGAGGAGGTCGCCCCCCACATCCGGCGGAGCAGCCTCTTTCCGGAGGGGGCGAACGTGAACTTCGTCAGGATAGGCGACGCCTTCCAGGTGAGGACCTTCGAGCGGGGGGTGGAGGGGGAGACCCTCTCCTGCGGGACGGGGTCGGTGGCCAGCGCCGCCGTAGCCCGGAGGATGGGGATGGTCGGCGACGAGGTCTTCGTCGAGACGAGGGGCGGCCCCCTCCTGATAACCTTCGACGGCGATAGGGCCTACATGGACGGGCCGGCGGCCACCGTCTTCGCCGGAGAGCTGAGCGACGAGTTCCACTGGGATATCTCGCAAGAGTTATAG
- a CDS encoding DHHA1 domain-containing protein, giving the protein MTDAEGAGFDDELSTLARISERAAESIIRQKEVVVASHVDADGLTSAGIISIALDRAGVDRKTLFFRQLDLPALEEIADLGPDLVIFTDLGSGMQAEILEMGLSAVVADHHRPQGSGVDLHINPHLVGLDGATHLSGSGSSFLLARALAGAVGSGGGNDDLSALAIVGAVGDLQDMARGRLVGLNRWVLEVGVGAEVLSYCRDLKLFGKQTRPVFKMLEFSSDPYIPGLSGDEDACISFLKEQGIRLKGERWRRWIDMSPEEKGRIASALVRRGLRAGLSNAQLERLVGEVYTLLSEQEGTELRDASEYSTLLNATARYGHSGVGLAVCLGDRGRGLEEARLLLAEHRQNLVNGLKLVKEEGIVPLSHIQYFDAKDRILDTIVGIVAGMSFQTADRRKPIIAFAAAEDGRLKVSARGTQDLVRAGLNLAEAIFRAAEEVGGVGGGHNVAAGATIPPEARAEFLEFLDAIVGEQLRP; this is encoded by the coding sequence ATGACCGATGCAGAAGGGGCGGGGTTTGACGACGAGCTCTCGACCCTCGCCCGGATCTCGGAGAGGGCCGCTGAATCTATAATCCGCCAGAAGGAGGTGGTCGTCGCCTCCCACGTCGACGCCGACGGCCTCACCTCCGCCGGTATAATCTCGATCGCCCTCGATCGGGCGGGGGTAGACCGCAAGACCCTCTTCTTCAGGCAGCTGGACCTCCCCGCCCTGGAGGAGATCGCCGACCTCGGCCCCGACCTCGTCATCTTCACCGACCTCGGGTCCGGGATGCAGGCGGAGATCCTCGAGATGGGCCTATCGGCGGTCGTCGCCGACCACCACCGCCCCCAGGGGTCGGGGGTGGATCTCCACATAAACCCCCACCTAGTCGGCCTCGACGGCGCAACCCACCTCTCCGGGAGCGGCTCCTCCTTCCTCCTCGCCCGGGCCCTCGCCGGGGCCGTCGGCTCCGGAGGCGGAAATGATGACCTATCGGCCTTGGCGATAGTGGGCGCCGTCGGGGACCTCCAGGACATGGCGAGGGGAAGGCTCGTCGGCCTCAACCGGTGGGTCCTGGAGGTGGGGGTCGGGGCTGAGGTCCTCTCCTACTGCCGCGACCTGAAGCTCTTCGGAAAGCAGACGAGGCCGGTCTTCAAGATGCTGGAGTTCTCCTCCGATCCGTATATACCGGGCCTCTCGGGGGACGAGGACGCCTGCATATCCTTTCTGAAGGAGCAGGGGATCAGGCTGAAGGGAGAGAGGTGGCGGCGGTGGATCGACATGAGCCCCGAGGAGAAGGGGAGGATCGCCTCGGCCCTGGTGAGACGGGGCCTGCGGGCCGGCCTCTCCAACGCCCAGCTGGAGAGGCTCGTCGGCGAGGTCTACACCCTCCTCTCCGAGCAGGAGGGGACGGAGCTCCGGGACGCGAGCGAGTACTCGACCCTCCTCAACGCCACCGCCCGGTACGGCCACTCGGGGGTCGGCCTTGCGGTCTGCCTCGGGGACCGGGGCCGGGGGCTGGAGGAGGCGAGGCTTCTTCTCGCCGAGCATCGGCAGAACCTGGTAAACGGCCTGAAGCTGGTGAAGGAGGAGGGGATCGTCCCCTTATCCCACATCCAGTACTTCGATGCCAAAGACAGGATCCTGGATACCATCGTCGGGATCGTCGCCGGGATGAGCTTTCAGACCGCCGACAGGAGAAAGCCGATCATCGCCTTCGCCGCCGCCGAGGACGGGAGGCTGAAGGTCTCCGCCCGGGGGACCCAGGACCTGGTGAGGGCGGGGCTGAACCTGGCGGAGGCGATCTTCCGGGCCGCAGAAGAGGTGGGGGGGGTGGGCGGAGGGCACAACGTCGCCGCTGGGGCGACGATCCCCCCGGAGGCGAGGGCGGAGTTTCTGGAGTTTCTGGACGCCATCGTCGGAGAGCAGCTCCGACCTTGA
- a CDS encoding RNA-guided endonuclease InsQ/TnpB family protein, with protein sequence MLKAFKYRIYPTKAQRSKMEQTLELCRWTYNETLAYRKNSFEQEGKSVSKYETHNLLPEWKKNKPELTEVFSQTLQNVQERVDLAFKAFFRRVKAGEAPGYPRFKGKGWYDSFTYPQLGFKLSLGKLRLSKIGDIKIKLHRPIEGKIKRLTVRRSSTGKWFACFSVEIDDPPKPPWKDGLMAGIDVGLESFATLSNGEKIDNPRFFRSEEKALAKAQRRLSKYEKGTPERWKALKVVQQTHERIANRRYDFAHQVSHNLVERFGLIAFEDLSITNMLKNHCLAKGISDAAWRMLVITTSYKAESAGSKVVLVDPRNTSQLCSRCGLKVNKSLSDRVHECPQCGLVMDRDENAAINILRLGLQSLPKARSSALQGGE encoded by the coding sequence ATGCTTAAAGCCTTCAAATATAGAATCTATCCGACAAAAGCACAGCGGTCTAAGATGGAACAGACCTTGGAGCTGTGCAGATGGACCTATAATGAGACTTTAGCATATCGAAAAAACTCTTTCGAACAAGAAGGCAAATCCGTATCTAAGTATGAGACTCACAACTTGCTGCCAGAGTGGAAGAAAAACAAACCAGAACTAACGGAGGTATTCTCTCAGACCCTCCAGAACGTCCAAGAACGGGTAGATCTGGCCTTTAAAGCGTTCTTCCGAAGGGTCAAAGCAGGAGAGGCCCCGGGGTATCCCAGGTTCAAGGGGAAAGGATGGTATGATTCGTTCACCTATCCACAGCTGGGATTCAAACTGTCTTTAGGGAAGCTGCGTCTCTCCAAGATCGGAGATATCAAGATCAAGCTCCACCGACCCATCGAAGGTAAGATCAAGAGGTTAACCGTTCGGAGATCTTCGACCGGAAAATGGTTTGCCTGCTTCTCAGTGGAGATCGATGATCCTCCGAAGCCTCCCTGGAAAGATGGGTTGATGGCGGGCATCGATGTGGGGCTGGAGAGTTTCGCTACGCTCTCCAACGGAGAGAAGATCGATAACCCCCGGTTCTTTCGATCTGAGGAGAAGGCGTTGGCCAAAGCTCAAAGACGACTATCCAAATATGAGAAGGGAACTCCTGAGAGGTGGAAAGCTCTCAAAGTCGTCCAGCAGACCCATGAGCGGATAGCCAACCGCAGATACGATTTTGCCCATCAGGTCAGTCATAACCTGGTCGAAAGGTTTGGGCTGATTGCTTTCGAGGATCTGAGTATCACGAACATGCTTAAGAACCACTGCCTGGCTAAAGGCATATCAGACGCTGCCTGGAGGATGCTAGTAATAACCACATCGTACAAGGCTGAGAGCGCCGGTTCGAAAGTGGTTCTAGTAGATCCTAGGAACACAAGTCAGCTATGTTCCAGGTGCGGTCTTAAAGTCAACAAGTCGCTATCGGATCGGGTCCATGAATGTCCTCAATGCGGGCTAGTCATGGACCGTGATGAGAATGCGGCGATAAACATTTTGAGACTGGGGCTACAGTCTCTGCCAAAAGCTAGAAGCTCCGCCCTTCAGGGCGGGGAGTAG
- a CDS encoding dodecin family protein encodes MTESVYKIVELVGSSPTSWEDAAKSAIEKAAKSLRDLRVAEVRELDVKLEGGKIVAYRAKVRVSFKIEGDVD; translated from the coding sequence ATGACCGAGAGCGTATATAAGATTGTGGAGCTGGTGGGGTCCTCCCCGACCAGCTGGGAAGATGCGGCGAAGTCAGCCATCGAGAAGGCGGCCAAGAGCCTGAGGGACCTGAGGGTCGCCGAGGTGAGGGAGCTGGACGTGAAGCTCGAAGGCGGAAAGATCGTCGCCTACAGGGCTAAGGTGAGGGTCTCGTTCAAGATAGAGGGGGATGTGGACTAA